Proteins from a single region of bacterium:
- a CDS encoding response regulator → MPDNIKKCDQDPASLLRLLIVEDSAEDAEMIVRELRRAGYALVYERVDTLESMRALLHWEWDLILVDYKMPRFSGLDALAEFKTWKQDVPFIIVSGAIGEECAVETLKAGAQDYVLKDRLARLVPVVQRALKDAVNRREYRRVQRDRDRADEALRVSEARLRVILESVQTGVMIVDPESHIILEVNSELARMVGLPAHQIVGSLCHNFVCPAVKGQCPITDFGQLIDHSEHHLLRADGTQIPVLKTVRQVAINGRQQLIESVVDISEHKRLQEQVILSQKMEAIGQLAGGVAHDFNNILQVIIGYAEVIMRNSSNPEFVTEGVENVYQAAQRAAMLTRQLLVFSRRQMALPAILGMNSVIENVHALIKHLLGEDVSLSIQCPAQLPSVYADASQLEQLILNLVVNARDAMPSGGRLAIIADEVTLMAAQAAAMPGARPGNFVCVSVADTGMGMDSEILQHVFEPFFSTKGVGHGSGLGLSVAYGIAKQHDGWMTVKSQVGKGSTFTFYLPVREGDKLISSVDAPVSVTGKGERILLIEDEPEVRVLTSRVLLSAGYQVVAVGTFADGDAALRQDGSSFDLVFSDVVLPDGNGVELIESALERNPKLGVLITSGYTDERSRWQTIQDRGFPFLPKPHSPSRLLSVIREVLASAKVA, encoded by the coding sequence ATGCCGGATAACATTAAAAAGTGTGACCAAGATCCTGCTTCCTTGTTGAGGTTGCTTATCGTCGAGGATTCGGCGGAAGATGCCGAGATGATTGTGCGGGAATTACGTCGCGCGGGATATGCCCTGGTTTATGAACGGGTGGACACTTTGGAGTCCATGCGTGCGTTGCTGCACTGGGAATGGGATCTTATCCTGGTCGACTATAAAATGCCCCGGTTTAGCGGGCTTGATGCCTTGGCGGAATTCAAAACCTGGAAGCAGGATGTCCCCTTTATTATTGTGTCAGGGGCCATTGGTGAGGAATGCGCGGTTGAGACGTTGAAGGCTGGCGCGCAGGATTATGTTTTAAAGGATCGGCTGGCGCGCCTGGTGCCGGTAGTCCAGCGCGCCCTGAAGGATGCGGTGAATCGGCGTGAGTACCGGCGAGTCCAGCGCGACCGCGACCGTGCCGACGAAGCACTCCGGGTAAGTGAGGCCCGGTTGCGGGTCATTCTGGAGTCTGTCCAAACCGGAGTCATGATTGTTGATCCGGAAAGTCACATCATCCTGGAGGTCAATAGCGAACTGGCCCGGATGGTGGGGTTGCCGGCCCATCAGATTGTGGGTAGTCTGTGCCATAATTTTGTCTGCCCAGCGGTCAAGGGGCAGTGCCCCATTACGGATTTTGGACAATTGATTGATCATTCGGAACACCATTTGCTCAGGGCGGACGGTACGCAGATTCCGGTTCTCAAGACTGTGCGGCAGGTGGCAATTAATGGGCGCCAGCAGTTAATCGAGAGCGTGGTGGATATCAGTGAGCATAAGCGCCTTCAGGAACAGGTGATTCTGTCGCAGAAAATGGAGGCAATTGGCCAGTTGGCTGGTGGGGTGGCTCATGACTTTAATAATATTCTGCAGGTGATTATCGGGTATGCCGAAGTGATCATGCGTAATAGCTCTAATCCTGAATTCGTTACCGAGGGGGTTGAGAATGTCTATCAGGCCGCCCAACGGGCCGCCATGTTAACACGTCAATTGCTGGTGTTCAGCCGGAGGCAGATGGCGTTGCCCGCTATTTTGGGGATGAATAGTGTGATTGAAAATGTGCACGCCCTGATCAAGCATCTGTTGGGCGAAGATGTCAGTCTGAGCATTCAGTGTCCTGCGCAACTCCCTTCAGTCTATGCCGACGCCAGTCAGTTGGAGCAGCTAATTTTGAACCTGGTTGTTAATGCGAGAGATGCCATGCCGTCGGGCGGGCGCCTCGCCATCATAGCGGATGAGGTGACGTTGATGGCGGCACAGGCGGCTGCAATGCCCGGGGCGCGACCGGGGAATTTTGTTTGCGTTTCAGTGGCGGATACCGGGATGGGAATGGATAGTGAAATTCTGCAGCATGTTTTTGAGCCGTTTTTCAGCACGAAAGGTGTCGGCCATGGGAGTGGCCTTGGCCTTTCGGTAGCCTACGGGATTGCCAAGCAGCATGATGGCTGGATGACTGTTAAAAGCCAAGTGGGGAAGGGATCAACCTTTACCTTTTATCTACCGGTTCGGGAAGGAGACAAGTTGATATCGAGTGTGGACGCGCCTGTCAGTGTGACGGGAAAAGGTGAACGTATTTTGTTGATCGAGGATGAGCCTGAAGTGCGTGTGCTTACGTCACGCGTCCTTTTGTCGGCGGGATATCAGGTGGTCGCGGTGGGCACCTTCGCGGATGGGGACGCTGCGCTTCGTCAGGATGGGTCTTCTTTTGACCTGGTGTTCAGTGATGTTGTGCTGCCGGATGGGAACGGTGTTGAATTGATTGAGAGTGCGCTGGAACGTAATCCAAAGTTGGGCGTGCTGATCACCAGCGGCTATACCGATGAGCGTTCGCGCTGGCAGACGATTCAAGATCGGGGATTTCCCTTCCTTCCAAAACCGCACTCGCCTTCGCGGTTATTGAGTGTGATTCGTGAGGTATTGGCCTCGGCAAAGGTGGCGTAG
- the mdoH gene encoding glucans biosynthesis glucosyltransferase MdoH has translation MPIPGLRRSGLRQAFFFTTVVVLTGIATWVLADILWRGGLSGIEMAVLFFFVPLFGMVTLGFVQAVYGFFILLGKKDPFSISRTIPDAMPRPDEMPATAIAIPIYNEDVSRVYEGLRTIYLDLVRSGYISRFDIFILSDSNNPNKWIEEEVAWIDLCKQVKGFGRIFYRKRRLGLNRKSGNISDFLRRWGRKYRYMVVLDADSLMEANTLARLVQLMEVNPQAGIIQTVPAPIQGRTFFARLMQFAGTLYGPIFQAGLNYWQAGCGNFWGHNAIIRVAPFMEHCALPMLTAGANTRFMSHDYVEAALMRRANYEVWMDYEVGGSFENLPPTPLDHASRDRRWCRGNLQHAWLITAKGLHPINRLHLFLGILSYVASPLWLIFLILGSFSAWVFWAGGTIITFDSDVGFSSFLDIGGGRLALLLFFVTLGMLTVPKMLAVLLVFKNKESREKFGGGWRIVLGFLTEHTLSALMAPVQMMFNSRFVVEILSGRDVPWNPQSRDASAGIDWEAIITAHMGHTVIGVTWALIAFLINPIFFWWLSPVTFGLMGSIPISAMLSAPGLGKRLRQMKLFTIPIETKPSAVVRHLDKNLRAIRHRMDPPDWLAPHYGIMQVVLDPYLNAAHSSLLRHKPKVGQYVTRDLHELQVRLLAKGPAALNRREQMAVLMNVQAVADLHDHVWRMPESSLSPWWRLAMRHYNTLTDRPQTALYR, from the coding sequence ATGCCAATCCCTGGGTTACGTCGTTCCGGTTTGCGTCAGGCGTTTTTCTTTACCACCGTGGTGGTGTTGACGGGTATTGCGACCTGGGTGCTGGCTGATATTCTCTGGCGGGGCGGCTTGAGCGGCATCGAGATGGCGGTGCTGTTTTTCTTTGTGCCGCTGTTTGGAATGGTGACGCTGGGATTCGTGCAGGCCGTTTATGGGTTTTTCATTCTGCTGGGAAAAAAAGATCCCTTTAGTATTTCGCGAACCATTCCTGATGCCATGCCCCGGCCTGATGAAATGCCAGCGACTGCGATTGCGATCCCCATCTACAACGAAGATGTCAGTCGGGTCTATGAGGGGTTGCGAACCATTTATCTGGATCTGGTCCGGTCCGGGTATATCAGCCGCTTTGACATCTTTATTTTGAGCGATTCCAATAATCCCAACAAGTGGATTGAGGAAGAAGTCGCCTGGATAGATCTATGTAAGCAGGTGAAGGGTTTTGGTCGCATTTTCTATCGCAAGCGGCGGCTTGGATTGAATCGAAAAAGTGGAAATATCAGTGACTTTTTGCGGCGCTGGGGGCGGAAGTACCGGTATATGGTGGTGCTGGATGCCGATAGCCTGATGGAAGCCAATACCCTGGCCCGGCTGGTTCAATTGATGGAGGTGAATCCGCAGGCTGGCATTATTCAGACGGTGCCCGCGCCCATTCAGGGGCGAACCTTTTTTGCGCGGCTCATGCAGTTTGCCGGGACGCTTTATGGTCCGATTTTTCAGGCGGGTTTGAATTACTGGCAGGCGGGCTGCGGCAATTTCTGGGGGCATAACGCCATTATCCGGGTGGCGCCTTTTATGGAGCATTGCGCCCTTCCCATGTTGACGGCGGGTGCTAATACCCGCTTTATGAGTCACGATTACGTAGAGGCCGCCCTGATGCGGCGGGCCAACTATGAAGTCTGGATGGATTATGAGGTTGGGGGCAGTTTTGAAAATCTGCCGCCGACGCCATTGGATCATGCCAGCCGCGACCGGAGGTGGTGTCGAGGTAACTTGCAGCACGCATGGTTGATCACCGCCAAGGGGTTGCATCCCATCAACCGCCTGCATTTATTCCTCGGCATCCTCTCGTATGTGGCCTCTCCGTTGTGGTTGATTTTTCTTATTTTGGGCTCTTTCTCGGCGTGGGTGTTTTGGGCAGGGGGGACCATTATCACTTTTGATTCCGATGTCGGCTTCTCATCGTTTTTGGATATTGGTGGCGGGCGCTTGGCCTTATTGCTGTTCTTTGTGACGCTGGGGATGCTGACAGTTCCGAAAATGCTGGCCGTCTTGTTGGTCTTTAAGAACAAGGAGAGTCGCGAGAAGTTCGGGGGCGGTTGGCGGATTGTGCTGGGGTTCCTGACGGAACACACGCTTTCGGCGCTGATGGCACCCGTTCAGATGATGTTCAATTCCCGGTTTGTGGTTGAGATTCTCAGCGGGCGCGATGTTCCTTGGAATCCTCAGTCCCGGGATGCCTCAGCCGGCATTGACTGGGAGGCTATTATCACGGCGCATATGGGACATACAGTGATCGGGGTGACGTGGGCTTTGATAGCCTTTTTAATCAATCCGATTTTCTTCTGGTGGCTAAGTCCGGTGACCTTTGGCCTGATGGGTTCGATTCCGATTTCCGCGATGTTGAGTGCACCCGGATTGGGGAAACGGTTACGCCAGATGAAGTTATTTACGATTCCGATCGAAACAAAACCATCGGCAGTGGTGCGCCATCTGGATAAAAATTTAAGAGCCATCCGACACAGGATGGATCCGCCAGACTGGCTGGCCCCGCATTATGGAATTATGCAGGTGGTGCTCGACCCCTATTTGAATGCCGCGCACAGTTCCCTGCTGCGTCATAAGCCCAAGGTGGGGCAGTATGTCACGCGTGATCTTCATGAACTTCAAGTCCGTCTGCTGGCTAAAGGGCCGGCGGCCTTGAATCGCCGTGAGCAGATGGCGGTGTTAATGAATGTGCAGGCTGTGGCCGATTTGCATGATCACGTGTGGCGGATGCCTGAGTCGAGTCTTTCGCCTTGGTGGCGTTTGGCCATGCGGCATTATAATACCCTGACTGATCGCCCGCAAACGGCCCTATACCGGTAA
- a CDS encoding glucan biosynthesis protein, translated as MNQRITKFLAVGAILWIFQLTDGGAATRGPAPTFERIKEMARDLALAPYKDTRVPLSKTLETLSYDQTRDIRFNVKESVWRREHLPFQLQFFHPGGGQKDQIDMHLVDGENVKDFPFDRDLFDYGKNDLSWFDLRGIKYSGFRIHYPLNTTEYLDELIVFQGATYFRALPKGLIYGLSARTVVINCASDRPEEFPRFQDFWVVRPDKEGRSIQLFGLLDGPSVAGAVSFLIEPGVETIIHMRVALFARTNLVNYGIAPLTSMYWFGKNNARRFDEFRPEVHDSDGLSILTGKNEWLWRTLENTGPLRLSAFTDTNPKGFGLIQRERNFACYEDLETMYHRRPSAWVKPVGAWGEGAVRLVEIGTWSEFHDNIVAYWQPAKALKPGESAEFAYDLTWYEENQNIPALGRLVSMRSGLTLNQSNARKFVLDFVWPSLARDGASVKPEVVVNAGGGQLSGVSDEFNPYDRTWRVAFDVTPEKASAPVELRAVIRKDGAPCTETWTYLWMP; from the coding sequence ATGAATCAACGAATCACCAAGTTCCTTGCTGTCGGGGCCATTCTTTGGATTTTTCAGTTAACGGATGGGGGGGCTGCGACGCGAGGTCCGGCACCGACGTTCGAGCGCATCAAAGAGATGGCAAGAGATCTCGCTTTGGCACCCTATAAAGATACGCGCGTGCCGCTCTCCAAAACCCTTGAGACGCTTTCCTATGACCAGACGCGTGACATCCGCTTTAATGTAAAAGAATCTGTATGGCGGCGGGAACATCTTCCTTTCCAGCTTCAGTTCTTCCATCCTGGTGGAGGACAGAAAGATCAGATTGACATGCATCTGGTGGACGGGGAAAACGTTAAGGATTTCCCGTTTGATCGCGACCTGTTTGATTATGGGAAGAACGACCTGAGTTGGTTTGATCTGAGGGGTATCAAGTATTCGGGGTTCCGCATTCATTATCCACTCAATACAACTGAATATCTGGATGAGTTGATTGTTTTTCAAGGAGCCACGTATTTTCGGGCCTTGCCCAAGGGGTTGATCTACGGGCTCTCGGCGCGGACGGTGGTGATTAACTGCGCCTCGGACCGGCCGGAAGAGTTTCCGCGTTTCCAGGATTTCTGGGTTGTCCGCCCTGATAAGGAAGGGCGTTCCATTCAGCTCTTTGGTCTGCTAGATGGTCCCAGCGTGGCCGGTGCCGTATCATTCCTGATTGAACCCGGAGTTGAGACGATCATTCACATGCGTGTCGCCCTGTTTGCCCGCACCAATCTGGTTAACTATGGGATTGCTCCCCTGACGAGTATGTACTGGTTTGGCAAAAACAATGCCCGGCGGTTTGATGAGTTCCGTCCGGAAGTGCATGATTCGGATGGACTGTCGATCCTGACGGGAAAAAACGAGTGGTTATGGCGGACGCTTGAGAATACGGGGCCACTGCGGTTGAGTGCGTTTACAGACACTAATCCAAAAGGGTTCGGGCTCATTCAGCGGGAACGGAATTTTGCCTGCTACGAGGATTTGGAGACGATGTACCATCGCCGTCCGTCCGCCTGGGTCAAGCCGGTGGGCGCATGGGGTGAAGGTGCTGTACGCCTGGTGGAAATCGGAACCTGGTCGGAGTTCCATGATAACATTGTTGCATATTGGCAGCCCGCCAAGGCGTTAAAGCCGGGGGAATCGGCCGAATTCGCCTATGATTTGACCTGGTATGAGGAGAATCAGAATATCCCCGCGCTGGGTCGCCTTGTGTCAATGCGCTCCGGTCTCACCTTAAACCAGTCCAATGCGCGCAAGTTTGTCCTAGATTTTGTGTGGCCGTCATTGGCCCGGGATGGCGCGTCGGTAAAGCCCGAAGTCGTAGTGAATGCAGGAGGGGGGCAGCTCTCGGGGGTCTCGGATGAGTTTAACCCCTATGACCGGACGTGGCGTGTGGCGTTTGATGTTACGCCTGAAAAGGCATCTGCGCCGGTGGAACTCCGTGCAGTGATTCGAAAGGATGGAGCCCCTTGCACCGAAACATGGACTTATCTCTGGATGCCATAA
- a CDS encoding OmpA family protein, whose protein sequence is MKPIESSPDGTLPLPLLTVPAADVFESDPFFNPLPPAPDDSDRESAEPVAAPSTAEERLLETIVGEPPETKAPLELQTLKTRLSALAVELAAAQEQNSRANQLRSQTEVRFAEAEKQWTEKLNQLRHMLDEVEDTRDEVFRKRVSKSLFTGTVITAIVAVIFAYLIGSRQSAPPPAIAENVPTPKVFEPHPEPAIDNQQPNNSEPIPPPPPAPPLIIAPIEPEVPVTPRPPKPIVRAPEKKTIWPSLSGSRWSTTTSPNELKVVFHYGTFSHGVDLSNTAQQDLKAIASNLKGKSFRIEVEGHTDSTKVSKAKAYGHDNHAVGLARAKAVAGYLTGSCGLLASMVTTSSAGESNPPYPNTTAANKQKNRTVILKITAR, encoded by the coding sequence ATGAAACCTATTGAATCCAGCCCTGATGGGACACTCCCGTTACCTCTGTTGACCGTCCCTGCCGCCGATGTCTTTGAATCTGATCCGTTTTTTAATCCACTTCCTCCTGCCCCGGATGACTCAGATAGGGAGAGCGCTGAGCCAGTCGCCGCCCCTTCCACAGCTGAGGAACGGCTGCTTGAAACCATCGTGGGCGAGCCCCCCGAAACCAAAGCCCCCCTGGAACTCCAGACTCTAAAAACCCGCCTCTCTGCGCTTGCAGTTGAGCTTGCAGCCGCTCAGGAACAAAATTCCCGGGCCAATCAGCTTCGCAGCCAAACAGAAGTCCGTTTTGCAGAAGCCGAAAAACAGTGGACGGAAAAATTGAACCAGCTCCGCCATATGCTTGACGAAGTCGAAGATACGCGTGATGAAGTATTCCGGAAACGGGTATCAAAATCTCTGTTCACCGGGACCGTGATTACCGCAATTGTCGCCGTCATTTTTGCGTATCTGATTGGATCCAGACAGTCCGCACCCCCTCCGGCAATCGCCGAAAATGTGCCCACACCTAAAGTCTTTGAACCCCATCCGGAACCCGCCATCGACAACCAACAACCCAACAACTCAGAACCAATTCCCCCCCCGCCGCCTGCCCCGCCCCTTATCATTGCACCCATAGAACCGGAGGTGCCCGTTACGCCCCGCCCACCGAAACCAATCGTTCGCGCCCCTGAGAAGAAAACCATCTGGCCATCCCTTTCAGGAAGTCGATGGAGCACCACTACCTCGCCGAACGAACTGAAGGTGGTTTTTCATTATGGGACTTTTTCCCATGGCGTCGATCTCTCAAACACGGCTCAGCAGGATCTGAAAGCCATCGCCTCAAATCTCAAGGGGAAATCGTTCCGGATTGAAGTCGAAGGCCACACAGATTCCACCAAGGTCAGCAAGGCGAAAGCGTATGGCCATGACAACCATGCAGTCGGCCTGGCAAGGGCAAAAGCGGTCGCCGGATATCTGACCGGCTCATGCGGGCTCCTCGCGTCCATGGTCACCACGTCATCGGCGGGTGAATCCAATCCCCCCTACCCCAACACAACGGCGGCGAACAAGCAGAAAAACCGCACCGTAATCCTCAAAATCACGGCGCGATAA
- a CDS encoding DUF4010 domain-containing protein: MNIPFEWTLGLRFIVALAMGFLVGLERETGRKEHTPFFFGGVRTFPIVSLFGFACAWFFSNGLPFMLPAGLIAVTTLAVVAYIQKIKAGRFGATSEVSVLVTYMIGALSLLADVRFPIALGVVNTILLSEKSALESYVARLNRNEFLATLKFLLLALVIYPALPNEDYTRYHLNPARIWQIVVMVSAIGFAGYILSKKWGARLGLPLSGLLGGIASSTAVSVATGRLAREVPAFAGAALQASLLASSVMYLRLLVLIAVFGSGFSLRLDWRMEVLCVVGLLLALTVRKGTTGGEAPGEFPSIQNPVEIRVAVGFALMFVVIKVGVALAKEYFGQAGVLGLGVFSGVVDVDPFVLSLVQGTLSGRLMIQALLLAVMVNTLAKGIYFTVLSRGNRFQSMWRYMVWAACHVPLMWLW, from the coding sequence ATGAACATTCCCTTCGAATGGACTCTCGGGCTCCGGTTTATCGTGGCGCTGGCCATGGGCTTTCTGGTCGGGTTGGAGCGTGAGACCGGTCGCAAAGAGCATACCCCGTTTTTCTTTGGTGGGGTTCGGACGTTCCCGATAGTCAGTCTGTTCGGGTTTGCCTGTGCCTGGTTTTTTTCCAATGGACTTCCGTTCATGCTGCCAGCGGGCCTCATCGCCGTCACGACGTTGGCGGTGGTGGCGTATATCCAGAAGATTAAAGCGGGTCGGTTTGGGGCGACCAGTGAAGTCTCTGTATTGGTGACTTACATGATCGGGGCGCTTTCCCTGTTGGCCGATGTCAGGTTCCCGATTGCGTTAGGGGTCGTGAACACCATCCTGCTTTCTGAGAAGTCCGCCCTGGAAAGCTATGTGGCCCGCTTGAATCGGAACGAGTTCCTGGCCACCTTGAAATTTCTGCTTCTGGCATTGGTGATTTACCCGGCCCTGCCGAATGAAGACTACACGCGATATCACCTTAATCCGGCCCGTATCTGGCAGATTGTCGTCATGGTATCGGCAATCGGATTTGCGGGGTACATTCTTTCGAAAAAATGGGGAGCGCGGCTGGGGTTACCCCTCTCCGGGTTACTGGGCGGGATTGCCTCCAGTACGGCGGTAAGCGTGGCGACGGGGCGCTTGGCACGCGAGGTGCCGGCATTTGCGGGGGCGGCACTCCAGGCGAGTTTGCTGGCGAGTAGTGTCATGTATTTGCGCTTGCTGGTGCTGATCGCCGTTTTTGGCAGTGGATTTTCATTGCGGCTGGATTGGCGGATGGAGGTCTTGTGTGTTGTGGGGTTGCTATTGGCCCTGACGGTGCGTAAGGGAACCACGGGGGGAGAGGCGCCGGGTGAGTTCCCGTCCATTCAGAATCCCGTTGAGATCCGGGTGGCTGTCGGTTTCGCGTTGATGTTTGTGGTGATCAAGGTGGGCGTGGCCCTCGCAAAAGAGTATTTTGGACAGGCGGGGGTACTGGGGTTGGGCGTCTTTTCCGGGGTTGTGGATGTGGATCCCTTCGTTTTGTCTCTGGTCCAGGGAACCTTGTCCGGGCGCCTGATGATACAGGCGTTGTTATTGGCGGTCATGGTGAATACCCTGGCCAAGGGGATCTATTTCACCGTGTTGAGCCGGGGGAACCGGTTCCAGTCCATGTGGCGGTATATGGTTTGGGCCGCCTGTCATGTGCCCTTGATGTGGTTATGGTAG
- the dapF gene encoding diaminopimelate epimerase, translated as MKIPFWKMHGAGNDFVLIDDRKLTAPTTNGTWLASIGTRRTGVGCEGIILIQPSKKADFTMRFFNPDGSEVDMCGNGARCVARLAYDLKVASSSMSFETGAGVIFAKMVGDQVRLGMTIPRDWRLNQVLDIDGVKRPYGFVNSGVPHVVMPLEDLDKEDVARTGAAIRYHQDFAPKGTNANFIHVTGPDALRIRTYERGVEAETLACGTGIVASGLIAGRMGWVKPPVKITCAGGDVLEVNYTLTADGAQEVTLLGPAVYVFAGELETPSV; from the coding sequence ATGAAGATTCCGTTCTGGAAAATGCATGGAGCTGGAAATGATTTTGTTCTGATTGATGATCGCAAGCTGACGGCTCCGACAACAAATGGAACTTGGCTTGCATCCATTGGAACGCGACGTACGGGAGTGGGTTGTGAAGGGATCATTCTGATTCAGCCTTCGAAGAAAGCTGACTTCACCATGCGGTTTTTCAATCCCGATGGGAGTGAAGTGGATATGTGTGGCAACGGGGCGCGCTGTGTGGCCCGGTTGGCTTATGATCTTAAGGTGGCGTCGTCGTCCATGTCATTTGAAACCGGTGCAGGGGTCATTTTTGCCAAGATGGTAGGGGATCAAGTCCGGTTGGGGATGACCATACCCAGAGATTGGCGCTTGAACCAGGTGCTGGATATTGACGGGGTAAAGCGGCCCTATGGTTTTGTGAATAGCGGCGTGCCCCATGTGGTGATGCCGTTGGAGGATCTGGATAAGGAAGATGTTGCCAGGACTGGGGCCGCCATCCGCTATCATCAGGATTTTGCGCCCAAGGGGACCAATGCGAATTTTATTCATGTGACGGGTCCCGATGCGTTGCGCATCCGAACCTATGAGCGTGGCGTGGAGGCAGAGACTTTGGCGTGTGGGACCGGCATCGTGGCTTCCGGCCTGATTGCCGGGCGTATGGGGTGGGTGAAGCCGCCGGTGAAGATCACGTGTGCCGGGGGTGATGTGCTGGAAGTGAATTATACACTGACCGCTGATGGCGCTCAGGAGGTCACACTTCTGGGGCCTGCTGTCTATGTGTTTGCGGGCGAACTCGAAACTCCGTCGGTATGA
- a CDS encoding carboxy terminal-processing peptidase — translation MTIKRGVAVVGGVIMLSLAGLVGWVWWYAIPACAASKLMEPGVQAAEVAKSFEKVMPQLHLSHQPLDIGIATNAMTLYLAMLDYDRTFFLASDIEEFTKEAASQVERLHQGDVSLAFRIFERFKERVRNRVEYADSLIGKGFDCTTRETYTWKRKDVPWPADEAAWNELWRKKVKNEYVARLVAKELADSEKTNAVAKADSGTAKGEVLATNGAAVARASDADAQLSPEVFFRKRYKQFLMVLEDSDAEFVLQRYFTSFTQAYDPHSEYMTPSSSDDFEIGMKLSLGGIGALLQSEDGAAKIEKVIPGGPAARDGRLKPGDKIIGVAQDKGETQDILHWPLYKAVGIIRGKKGSKVTLTVIPASDITGARTTKITLVRDEVKLEDQEAKGEMVTVIGDEGSTNLVGVIRLPAFYADMKNRVSGGAEFKSSTRDIARIITDMKAKNIDGLVLDLRNNGGGSLAEAVEMTGLFFTSGPVVQVRESRGVQVLQDPDPDVLYRGPLVVLVNRRSASASEILAAALQDYGRAVIVGDSKTHGKGTVQSWQPLEERKAALGSIKVTTHSFYRVAGGSTQLKGVVPDIHIPSVLDVLEVGEEYLPHAMPWTVISMARYNPVTDLSEIIPKLRLASETRRSKDHRFAAQHDVIERIKNHQLISGISLNLKDRVALAQEEKNLDKAQDEALGENESDGEGVVAKGADKDLVLRESSKILTDLMGVWKERKFKNEDSVLENAWSWK, via the coding sequence ATGACGATAAAACGTGGAGTAGCAGTTGTTGGGGGAGTGATCATGCTCAGTTTGGCGGGCCTGGTGGGCTGGGTGTGGTGGTATGCCATACCGGCTTGTGCGGCTTCGAAACTCATGGAACCGGGCGTGCAGGCGGCGGAGGTGGCGAAATCCTTTGAAAAGGTGATGCCCCAGTTGCATTTATCCCATCAGCCGCTGGATATCGGCATTGCGACCAATGCCATGACGCTGTATCTCGCCATGCTGGATTATGATCGCACCTTTTTTCTGGCATCTGATATTGAGGAATTTACAAAGGAAGCGGCGTCACAAGTCGAACGCCTGCACCAGGGCGATGTCTCGTTGGCGTTCAGGATTTTTGAGCGGTTCAAGGAGCGTGTGCGCAACCGGGTGGAATACGCCGATTCGCTTATCGGGAAAGGCTTTGATTGCACCACCCGGGAAACCTATACCTGGAAACGGAAGGATGTTCCCTGGCCGGCGGATGAAGCAGCGTGGAATGAACTCTGGCGCAAAAAAGTAAAAAATGAGTATGTGGCGCGTCTGGTCGCCAAGGAGTTGGCGGACAGCGAGAAGACGAATGCGGTGGCCAAGGCGGATTCCGGCACGGCCAAGGGCGAGGTGCTGGCAACCAATGGGGCGGCTGTGGCCCGGGCCTCGGATGCGGATGCGCAGTTGAGCCCCGAAGTCTTCTTCAGGAAACGTTACAAGCAGTTCCTGATGGTGCTCGAGGACAGCGATGCGGAGTTTGTGCTCCAGCGCTACTTTACATCCTTTACGCAAGCCTACGATCCGCATTCGGAATACATGACGCCGAGTTCCAGTGATGATTTTGAAATTGGGATGAAGTTGTCGTTGGGTGGCATCGGGGCTTTGCTGCAGAGTGAGGATGGTGCGGCGAAAATCGAGAAGGTGATCCCCGGTGGCCCGGCAGCCCGTGATGGCCGCCTCAAACCTGGTGATAAGATCATTGGGGTGGCCCAGGATAAGGGGGAGACCCAGGATATCCTGCACTGGCCCCTGTACAAGGCGGTGGGAATTATTCGCGGTAAGAAGGGGAGTAAGGTGACGCTGACGGTCATTCCCGCATCGGATATCACCGGGGCCAGAACCACAAAGATTACCCTGGTGCGCGATGAGGTGAAGTTGGAAGACCAGGAAGCCAAGGGAGAGATGGTCACGGTCATTGGCGATGAGGGTTCGACGAATCTGGTCGGGGTGATCCGGTTACCGGCGTTTTATGCCGACATGAAGAACCGGGTCAGCGGGGGGGCTGAATTTAAAAGTTCCACCCGTGATATCGCGCGCATCATTACCGATATGAAGGCCAAAAATATCGATGGGCTCGTGTTGGATTTGCGTAATAATGGTGGCGGCTCATTGGCCGAGGCTGTTGAGATGACGGGATTATTCTTTACTTCCGGTCCCGTTGTCCAGGTTCGGGAAAGTCGGGGAGTACAGGTGCTTCAGGACCCTGATCCGGATGTGTTGTACCGCGGGCCCCTGGTGGTGTTGGTGAACCGCCGGAGTGCCTCGGCGTCCGAGATTCTGGCGGCGGCCCTGCAGGATTACGGACGTGCCGTTATTGTCGGTGACTCGAAGACGCATGGGAAGGGGACGGTTCAATCGTGGCAGCCCCTGGAAGAACGTAAAGCGGCACTTGGCTCGATTAAGGTGACGACTCATTCCTTCTACCGGGTGGCGGGTGGTTCAACCCAGTTAAAAGGGGTTGTGCCTGATATTCATATTCCTTCCGTGCTGGATGTTCTGGAGGTGGGTGAAGAATATCTACCCCATGCGATGCCCTGGACGGTGATCAGTATGGCGCGCTACAATCCGGTGACTGATCTTTCGGAGATTATTCCGAAACTGCGGCTGGCCTCTGAGACACGGCGCAGCAAGGACCACCGGTTTGCGGCCCAGCATGATGTGATCGAGCGAATTAAGAATCATCAGTTGATTTCGGGGATCTCGTTAAACCTCAAGGATCGTGTGGCTTTGGCCCAGGAAGAGAAAAATTTGGACAAGGCTCAGGACGAGGCGCTGGGGGAGAATGAATCGGATGGCGAAGGGGTGGTCGCCAAGGGGGCGGACAAAGATCTGGTGCTGAGGGAGTCCTCAAAAATACTGACAGACCTGATGGGCGTATGGAAAGAGAGGAAGTTTAAAAATGAAGATTCCGTTCTGGAAAATGCATGGAGCTGGAAATGA